gcacacaaagaaagtattcaaaacacattcaaaacacagaagaagaatgagaTTTGAGGGAAAATAGGCTGAGGGTGGATGAAAatgacaggagagagggagatttTCCCTGATATGCTAACAGAGTGCTCCTGACACTTCCTTTGCACTCGAATCCAGGACGTTAGAAACCAAGATCGAGAGCTCTCATCCTTTATAGGTACACCGAGGATGGAGGGTGTTTTCCCATTTATTGAGGAGTACTGATGCACACTGAGGGAGGGGGATATGGAAGTAAATAAGGTGAAGGTGGGAGTGCGGTTTGAGCAGTTGGTTGGCTGGGATTTAAGTCAGATTTGGCAGGGCAGATTCTAAAGACACAGCCCTGTCCGCTGCCCCGTCATAACTAGGAATCTCTACAAACAACGTTCTTAAATTATCTTTgcaattttatttctttattttttttgataaatcatgttttttatttttcacatttctcttgTAAACATACATTCATGCAACACCCTCTTTATAGTAAAGTTTCCctatatttgatatattttgtatttcaaaaaaTAAACGAGAAAAGGAACGAAGGTTATAAACGGTGGATGGCATGATAAAAAGGAGGTGGTGATGATGGAGAGAAGTGTTGAAACAGCAGAGGGGAGGACTGGACTGCAGACAAAGGGCCACAACTCTCTCTCACCTCCCACAGTACATCTCCAAGGAAACACCGttgtcacattgtgtgtgtgaggtgtgtgtgtgcatgtgcgtatGAAAAAAAACGAGTTTAAAGCTAATGACTGCTATGAAGTGGGATGTGGGCggaattgaatttttttttaccattatTGACAACGAGGTGATGAGGGCCAAACGATTCATGAATATGGTGATCTGAACTTTGCCCCCAGTGCACTCGCACTCGTCAGCACGTGGACTCAACAAACACGaatgttcacagacacacagcaggattGATTTCCGTTTCCTAACATTCAAACTGAACCCTCCTTCATGTAAGGATGGCATCCAGAATAAGAAATTTACTTACTCAGCGATCTTATCAGTGCTGTTCACCAAACTGCTGCATACACCTTGAACATCATCAATCAACCAAAAGGCACCGTTTCCCTtggagataaaacacacacaccaccacacacagtgacacacacacacaccaagctcTGCCTTGACATGGCTAACTTTGGATTTTATCTGAAATcatgcattttaataataaaaaaaagtctgcagTCAAACCCAAGGATCTCTTCAGTAGGATTCAGCCAATTGTCCACAAGAGAAACACAAGGGGGAGATGATCTCGAACTGGAGTCTATGTGCTGGGATGTTGTGTTATTGTGCTTCCTCTCTGCAGAGGTGATCTACAGCAGTTCAGACTGAAAAATAACTAGTGTTGagacctttttatttttggagacATAAACGGGGCCATAAAGAGGGCCACCAATCCTCACCCTGAACAAAAAACTAAGTGAAGCTGACAAAGGTTTATTCGATGACCATCTCAAAACCAACAGAAACATATGGCTTCTATAAccttttggggggggggagatGAGACTTCAGCTAGATGTGGCAAAGAAAAGTGTCCAATTAAGTACAAAACTGTAATAATGCTCCTACACATTCACAAATTTCTACTGAGGGCATACCACAGCATGCAGTCTACCCTGCCTTGCCATCGCGGGAGCAGGGGGGCATTACAGCAACAGTGGGAGGAGAAAACTCTGGCCTTATTTCAGGATGAAAAAAGCCTCTGTGAATCAGTGCcaagatgctttttttttttagttttagatATAACCTTTTGGTCATTTCATCTGAAAGCTTCATGATGGAGatttgtaaaaacaaagcaaaacaaaaaaacattagatGATAAAATACACATCACATGCTGCTAAGCTAAAGGCCAGGACACTGAAAATCTGGAAATGGTAATTTTACACCTCCAATAATCCTTTCAGATTCATCAGAAACATTCATCTATAACATGCTTCTGGGTTTGTCTGAGGCAATGACCAATGAACATTTGAGCCCCATCATTATGTTCAGCATTTTCATAGCAACCTGATTATAGAGGTGAAGCATGGCATTATCCATGTCAATATCCTCTCTTGCTGAAAACAATTCTAATTAAAGGCATTTCCAACCCTGATTTGGCTTCGATGTTGTTACCCCATTTGGCGGCCATGCATGAGAGCCTTACGCCCTAGGTAATTAATGCATACAGTATAATgctatttgtgtgtgcgtatgtgacAAAGTATGAGTTGGGCCATCAGCGGGAATCCTTTGTTCTGGGAGATCTTCAGAGTATGTAACTGAGTTTCTGATGAAATGATGTTTGTAAGAGAGTTCCTCCCCCCACTGAAAAGACTAGCCTCTggtcatttgtttatttgattgtatacatatatatatttatattcttttcATAACAAATATACTAtggctttcaaaataaaaagtgccaaaatattttttttggaataaaagAACACACAGTGATGTTGTTGTCGGTAGTACTCTCATACTTGCAGACCGGGCAGCTACAGGACatcaacaggaagaggaaatgaggcGTCGTCATGCCTACATCCTGCGGGTCGAGACAGGCTCCCGACAGAGGTCACTCTGGGAGGGACAGCTGTCCGTCACCTGGAGAAGGCATGGCCCAGGCAGGGACAGGCAGCAGGGTTCAGCCACAGGAAGACGAAGGTCCCTCCTGATGACTGCGACTGCAGTCAGGACTTCCTTGTAAACTTTAACAAGTGGGGTAGAGTCTCTCCCTGGAGTCTGCCCCAACCAggagtaggtgtgtgtgttgacagtttGACTGCTAGAGGAAGCAGGACTACACCACTGAGTCGCCAGGGTCGGTGTCCCAGTGTGCCTTGAAAgtcccacacatacacacacgcgcacacactcactgaacAATCACTGCCCCTGTCTCCCCTCTGCATGTCCTCTGTTCTGGAGTGTCTAGAGGTGTGATGATTCCTGTTCGCCCCCTGGAGGTCCTTGCAGGCTGTCCATCTGGAGACTTGAGGCATGCCCATAGTGCCCAGTTTCATcccaacatcatcatcattgtccttttcatcatcctcatcattgGCTGTGAGAGTTTTTCAGTTTCTGGTATTCTCACCatccttctttgtctttgtcgCGGCTTTCACTTGCAATTCCAACTGGAGTTttcagtcaggaaaaaaaaagaagaaaaaaaaaggaaataaaaaaacaggagaagaaaCTAACTCCCACAGTCAAGAAAGAGGGGGCATTATTCAGGTGTGGGAGGGATgggggagggaggagtgggaggaaATTACTGGGGGTAAGAGGGGAGGGAAAAGGGTTTTGGACGGcgggagaaaagaggagaagaggggtTGTGGgagctgagagaggagggagtcaCTCTTCCCATCAATTTTTACTGGCAGTGAGCTGCTGAACtgggagctggagctggagcggGTCCCGAAGACGCTTCAGATCCAACTCCACCTGGAGAGGGAGGATAAGGAGAGAGAGGTAGGGTGGAGAGAAAAATATGAGAAGAAAGCGAGTGGGGAACAGAATGAAAGTAGGTCTACGCACAGCTGTTACAAATCCAAGTACTGAAGAGTAAAATGTGTGAATCCCCAGTGTCTGCAGTGCTCATTTTACATCACAAAACATGTAGTTTTCACCAAGCGACTGTACCTCAGCGATATCATCCTTCAGCTTGTTGTACTTCTCAATGTCAAAGCGTGTCCTTTTCACCCCCTTGTGGAAGAACAGCAGATACTGTCTGTCTCTAGCATCGGGGTAAACGTACTCCTGCAGGTTACAGAGAGATACAGACAGAGCACTTTGTAAGAGGAGCCAGTTTATCAGATACCCTCCATGTTTGCGTCCTGAGTCACACTTGTGAGAAATCCAACATAAGACGACCTTCATGTCCTTGGAGGTAAAACTTAGTGTTGATTTATAAATATTGGATTCAATTCTATACGGCAACAGTGTCACCACCAGTATCTGGTTCCCCCTGGAGTCCTTTGTTAACATCTTCAGATTACCTGTTTTCTGTAGGCAGCAGTTCAAAACCAAGTTAATCAATTTACACTAATATAAATGCTTTATAAGCTTGAGAACCTTAAAGTTTGGCCCTTTTCTTGAAGCAAACTTTACTTCAAGTACTAGTTGCtgcatatatattttaatatttgttgtcTTTCGTTGCGTCTCACCTGGCGTGTAAGCACAAAGTAGGCGTACATGGCCATGGCTGTGCCATAAGTGATGAAGTAGGTGACAGGCTCCATGATGTCCCAGGAGTACTCCCACCAGGTCAGCCTGGCCAGAATGCCAAACTGGGTTGCCATGTAGGCCATGCCACCCCACAGCACCCAGGTGGTGCGTCGTTCTGCCTTCTTACTCAACTCCTCCCTCACCTACATAGAAGTCGAGAAGGAAGCAGACAGTCAGCCAGTtcacatgtgtgagtgtgtattgaGTGTCTTCGACTAATTATCCGCAGATTAAAGGACTATAAAAATGCCTTTTACATTCTGAGCAACTACAGCTCCTCTTGGCTACCAAGGAAAACGATTCAACAATATGCTAATTATTTAATTGCAAGGTCACATATGTTTTACTATTCAGTTCTTGGTAAAAACAGAGGGGTGATTTGTGTGTCTAAGAGCAGCAATGAACTTATGTAACCAGGAGCAAAATATTCAGTATAGTCAAACTGTGCTCAAGAAGTTAGACCTTCTCCAGGGGGCGGAGCTGAGAGTTGAGGTCTTCCAGTCGTCCGATCAGCTCGCGCTCTTTGCCGAGTTGGTGCTCCTCGATGCGCAGGGTGGTGTAGAGCTGCTGCACCAGAAACTTGACATCATTCAGCCTCTCTGCCTCCTCGTGGGGCAGCAGctctgaagcacaaacacaccaacaattacaaacaaataaacaaagatggGCCTTCCCTCCTCTTATTGGTAGTGACTCTGACTGTGAGGAGGTGACtcagaacaaacagcagaggctctgcctttttctctgcCAGTCCTCACCTCTCCTTGGTGGCCGCACAAGGTGTGTGGTGTCGTTAATGACGAGCTTGAAATCATCCAACAGCAGGATGTCTATACCTGTGGAGGAGGCGACCCTCGCTCCATCTGGAGAGAGACAAATGGGAGGGGAGGTGGTAAGAGGCGGTAAGAGGGATGGAGCAACGATCAGTCACCACTTCAAACACCACTGACATCTCTTGATAATCAGGCTTGTTGCTGTCTGATTACCATGAAAGGTAAAAGCCGATGCACTAACACAGTAAGAGTAAGACTTAAAGCATGAGCTGCTCCTGTATAATGAACCCTCTGAGCAAAGCGAGGGCAGAAGAATCATTTCATCGTGGTGTGTGCACTGTAATCTTGTGTCTGTGAACACACCTGTGGAGTAGATGGCCACCCGGTCGATGCCTCTGTCCTCTGCCTGGAGCTGTTGCAGGAAAACTCCCACACAGTCACTGAGAGGCTTGAGGGTGAACTGACAGCGCTCTCGCCTGGACGGCAAACTCACTGAGATCACTGGTAGCCCATTCTGATACACCACCGTCACCTCTGTGAGGGGGTTGAAGGCATGAAGTGAGATACATGTCAGAAAAAGTAAGCTAAAGCTAAAGTCTTCACTGAATCATATAGCTGAGTTTTAGTGTGCTCTGCTCCCTGTGAGGATgcatatttcttgttttgttccgTACTAGTTAAGTCTTCTGGATTACTAGATTTTACATATACAAAACTTTGAACCACAAAATAACCCAACATCGTCTACATCgacaaaacatcacaaaacaccacagagtCTGATATTTTGAATGAAGCATCATTTTGACTGGCCACACAGTTTGCTGGTTTGAGTTCAACAACAAAAGGCACCTTTTCACCCCAGGAGCTACATTAAGTTCgacaaacattattttatatcCCAAAAATCCCTGTTCAGTGTGTAGTTAGTCCAAAAGTACTGAAACACAGTTTGAGCACtagcagcattttatttcagccaGCATTTTCAAAATCCAGCAGCTGCAAACGagatcatttttttattttactgtgctTCAGTGCATCAACAACTGCAGGAGAAGGCATACgacagatggacagaaatgCTGTGTAGGACAGACATTGCTTTTTCACCTGTTAGTagacaaaaacagtttgaagGAACGTTTTGGTTCTTTGACAAGTATTTCCCATGATTAAAAGCTGTGGGTGCTTTTGGTGAAAAAAAGCTGCCACACTAAGAGCAGCAGCATCCCAGAAACTACCTTCAACCTGAAACCAAAACCTTCACAACAGCAACAGTCTTTATCGTTAAAAGACACAAGAAATACAAGCTGTTCTTAGCAGTTAGGATCTCACTGCTATGAACAtaccacatacagtacatgtacaacaacacacaacaacagcaattaATTCAAAAGTTGTTGTAAATACTACATGAATTCTCATTGTGCACCTCGACTGTTTAACATGTAATCAAAACACGACCGAATCTCATACGGGAGTGCACAAGTTTATTTATGCAGACACGTAAAtacattgttttgtcaaaaataaGCTCACTCTCCACTGTCAGGGTCCTGAGGAACAATACAGTATAATATTGGTAAGCTTTCCTTCTTGGACCTGTTATGTTAATCAAGTACTGATGTTTCATATTCCCACAGAAAGGCTAAAAGGCAGCTAAAAGATGCATGTGCGGTGGGACTGACTTAAAAGTCCTTGAGGTTCACATTGCAATTTCTTCATTCCTTGAAAGGTTCTTGCTTTTCATAGCagcaaaaaataagaaaaatggGCTGAATCAGTGCACCTTGGACTAAGAGAATACACTCCCAATACAATTTTGCAGTTCAGGATGAGTTATTGTGTTCCAGTATTGAGTACATGTTCTCATCTGTGCTTGCTTTTTCACAGCACACCCTAAAAACTGGCATTTTTGTCCCAACCAGCTGAGCTGCTGGTTCTGCTCAGTGGAACTTCATTTCTCTAGAATACTAATAACCGTTTGTAACCGAGCTCTACTGGTCCGTAACCAAACTCCGGCTAAAAAGAGCCCGCACAGCTTATACCATTATCATGCTGAGTGGTCTCTAATGACAGAGCCATGAATCAACGCAGAGGGCTACGAGCCCACGGTGGAGGTGATCCAAgctgctgtgttgctgctgcacCCAAAAACCTCTGCCTGCAGATTGGGGCCACTGCAGTGAATCAGCAGATCTCTGCTTGGGCTCGCACCAAGAAGTGAAGGACCATCGGCTGGCGCAGGCAGCACCAGCCAGGCCTCAGTTTTAAGAGTGTCTTGACAAGAAGCAGGGTGCAGGCATTTTATTACAAACCCACTTCTTCATTATGTCGACAATTTGAAAACTTGCCCCGAGTATTTGAGCTGTTCTGCTCCTGCACCTGTTCCCTTTGCCTGCCACTGCTAATGTGATATCTCCGCTCCAACGCTACAGCTATTTAAGTCCACgttaaaatcaaatcagcatGTTCTGCAATGCTGCTGCCTTCTCTCAGTGCCCCATACTGtgcttttcctccctctgttcaCACTCCCCAGCTCTCTCGACTTTCAAACAGACGAGCAGATGCTACCCCGACACAGATTCCTTATTAATATCTACTGGCTGTTAACTCCAAATGAGCCTTCACTGTCCGATCAATGCAGGATACCTCCACATGCAGAACTCATTTGTCTTGGACAGAGAGCACAGGCTGGACTTGTGGTTTTCTTTAACTCGGGGGAAACCCCTTAAATAGCCCATGTGGTCACATATAAACTGAACGAAGTGAGAAGAGGTGAGTACTTACCCtctggagcagcagaggaacacAACAGTCTCTGGCCATGCCATGAGGGGGCGCCCTTCCAAACCTgcggacagaaagagaaagaacaaacaatCTGCTTATTCCACTTTCTCTTATCTAAGGTTTCTGTTCTTTTACATCAACCAGAAGCGCTGTGAGGCAGTCGTGTGACATTCAGCAACATGACAATTTCTAAGCCATTTACTTCTCTAATCGCTTATTTGCAAGATTGACCGAGTGCCATCTGAGTATCGTGTTACAAAATGGCTTCCTCTGTTCCAGTTTCCAGAAATGGTCCCATATGCAGACAGGAGCCACACCTATTAACAGATCCAACAGCAGCTCCATGAAAATATTCTACAGTTAGATGACGCACtaagaacacacacagtcacatttaaGTTCACCCGCAACCAGGAACAACAACCACCAGAGGAAAACACCCCAGTCGGGGACGCAGACAGAAGGCAGCCAAATGCAGCCTGAATAACAACCATGTGGTTCAGCATGAATTCTCCACTTGTGTCACAGTGtggagcgagggagggagggaatatgaacagaggagcagagctTGGGGAAaccctcattttttttctttagcaacTGTCTGCTGTTAGCCCAGCAAAGTAGGAGTATCCATATGCGCTGATTTGTTTCAAACCACAGCACCAGTCACGTTTTTCTGTCGAGCCGCAATCGAACCTTTTAAGGCACGAGACTGGCTGCCAGATCTCCTCACACTCGCACAAAGAAAATGGGGGTGGGGATGAGGCATCTGAAATCAAGCAAGAAAGAGTCCCAGGGGGTAAAAACAAGGCATTTCTGATTAAAGTTTTAGATATCTGAACATGCAGGAAGTAAACATGTCTCTACAGCATCACAAACAAGGCACTGCTTCTCTGCTGTGTCCTCGCATTTAATAACTGCTACCTGGATTCATGCGATTTGTGCCACTGTAGCGCTGTATATTAATTTGGATATGCATATACAGGATGTTCTCCTGAATCCCACATACGTTCATTAACCCACAGGACAGCTTTCGCATGTCAAGCCCTTAAAACAGAGCTGACTGGATGCCACTCAGCATCTGGCAAGGCCTCAGTCTGATGCACTCTCTCTGAGTATGACTGAACAGATTTGTGATGAGCCCAAAGTGTCTGACACTCACTGGTTCAACTTCTCCTTTATGACTTCATGCTGATGGATGAAGTGAAAACATATCTTGGAGGAGAGTAGTAGTTACGTTTGGATGCTGTCACTGCAAAGATGCTTTCTGGATTTGTAACACTGAGCTGAACACAAGCACTGCAGACACCAGTCCACCCAGCATTTCTGTCCTATGACTCAACAGTAGAGATATTCTGGCTAATTCTGTGACAGACACCAACAGAAAAAGCCCatgatgaaatcatttttttctgctgtatgCCTCTTGAGAGGGCCTGATGACACAGCATGAGACTTGGGGAATACATTGGCTCATGTTTCAGGGGTCTGACTCAAATTCCTCTTGTATTTTCAGAACCTTTTGTGGTTATTTTGTCTTACAAAAATAACCTGTAGTTTGAGGTTTAACACAAActacaggcagccagtgtaaaaacatttcagtcaagtCTGACAACTGGCTGAACTTTACTGCCACAGTCTAGCTAGTTAAAACGCTGCAcaattgaaaatatttttctttgtgaaagGACAATCCCAGCAGTGGGACCACCTGTAATCCCAGCACAGacctgacaaacacagcagccagATTCGCGATTAAACGTCCCAGGCATCAATCAGAAAATGTGTCAGCCATTCACAACTGCAGTCGCCTAATCCAGCTTCCAGTCAGACAGCCCAAACAAGTCAGACTGCTGCACGTACAAGTAGCAACAAAGTGGAGGGGATAAATGTAGAGAATAACAGAAACAATGACAGTTGTTGACAGTTAAGCACCGTTTGCCACCCTGAAAAATGCTGTGGATTGTCAGTAGCTGAGCATGACTGACATTAATTAGCCACGAGGTGCTAACCAGTGTGTTGTCAGCTCTggatctcctctgctgtctgttttaagACAGACTGCTCTCACGGGGCGTGCTATGCTACACTGACCATCCAGCACTCAGAGGCTCAGTAAGGGTTCACAGATAGAGgccctgctgtgtgtttactaaaacacacaagcaaaactTAAAACTTCTTGAACAGTCAAATTTCTTTTAGATTTTTCAACATTTGCAAACACAGGTGACGATGAGGAACAAGTTAAATAAGTGTGAAAACATTCGTGAAAAGTAACCGCTCccactgcagcagtgatgcaccaccacagggtgtgtgtggtatgtgtgtctACTAATCAGGACTGTAAAACTCTTGGTTTTGACACTGCAGGCCAAAGATGACTGAACGctgcagtaacagtaacagcatggtgtgtgtgtgtgtgtgtgtgtgtgtcctaaaTGAGAATACTGATTACTGTCCCGTGGTACCAAGCAGAGCCCAAACAGTGATTAGGCTTCTGATCAGATGACATGCTGAGAAAGGCATTTTGGCTGGCCTGGAATAACTGCACAGTCTGCAAAGAGCGGTCCAGCTACTGCTTTACTCATTCATTAACTATATTTGCTTAAGGCCAAGAGGAAAGATTTCACAGAGACACCCACAACATCAACAGCACCGACCCACGCGCCCTGGCATCAGGCAGCACTACAGACATATGCAAAGACGGCTCTGGCGTGTGTGTAGATCCATCTGTGGAGTGACATGTACGTGTGGAAGTACCGATGTGTCTTTGCAggtggcatgtgtgtgtgtgtgtgtgtgtgtgtccatccgTCTGTTCACCAGCCTGTTTGTCAGCAGTAGTTGCagagcaccccccccccccgtccactcccctcctctccctcggCACGCAGCCACTGAAACGCTGCCTGAAATATTTAACAGCGTAGCAGCAGTCAATAGCACAGCAACCTTGGAATCAATGTCACACAactaacagaggcagaggaaaaaaagaaacggGCATCAAGGTTGGCTGGTGAGATTGACGAatgagctggaggagagaaagaggtgtgGAGGCacggaggaggaaaaagaatgCCAGGATAaatggaggagcagcaggggaGCGATAGAGATAAATGAAGGCTGGAGTAAAACGGTGTGAGTCACGAGCGCGCTTGCATTTCTACCCATGTGCTGCATATACTGTACCCTGCAGCAGACAATCCCTCCACGCTGAAACGTGACTGCCGTGTGCGTATGCGTGAGTTTGCGTAGTGGGGATGGTGGCtagcagaaagagagaggagaaaggagtgaagggaaagagaagaaggcaaagtgagagggagggagccaTGAAGAGAAAGCTGCGAGTGTGAGGGAAAGCAGgtggaaggaggggaggaggaggaggagtagacTTGCTGGGAGGAGGGGAGGTAAGGACGGAGGAAGTAGGAGAAGGGGGGGAGATTGCTGATCACTGCAGTAAAGGAATCCCTCGTCTACAAAGGGGGGTTGCCCCTTGAAttcaccctccctcctcccatatctccctccctccatctccgtCTTACGCTGAATCCCGATGTGCTCGTTTTGATGTACTCTCCATTCTCATCTGCACTGCGCTTTAACTTCCACTGCATTTCATCATACCACGTGTGCATGTTGcctcaattaaattaaaactgactCCTCAGTTTGAAAAGCTCGCATTTTGTCCAGTAAATGCAAAGCACGGGCCCAATATATTATACGCTATGAACTGTAGGAGATACACAATAATATGCTAATACACAGCAGGCTATGCATTGCATTCTGAGCCCTTCATTGCTCTCATATAACATAGTTAACACGTGCGAGAGGTACGATAATGATCTTCTGTAAAGATTAATCAAAAAAGTAACAATCTCACCATGGAGCGCAAAAGCACACAGAAGATTAAGACTGAAAAGAGCTGAGCAATTAATCAAAATATCAGCAAAGTTGCAATTTAGCCAAGTGCAACATCCAAATCACTGGAGCTGCAATGTCTTTGACAAAGGAAAAATGTGCCACAATAATACCACCATACATGAAGTGTTGTGGTGAGAGATGCATCAACCTACAGACCATATTGAGATTATTTTCTCCAGAGGTAAGGAAACAAGCTCATGTGGTACCGAGTCCAGCAAAAATCACACCTCCATCATCTTCCATCTTAGCCTTCAATAATGGAGTCATACATTCAAACTGTCAATGTTTTGAGAATTCTTTGCATTTGTCCTACTACTGCTGGGGGCTGGACATTTCAACAattcatcatcatgtttttgGTCAATTGTTCCCACCGTTTGCTAACAATTTCACTATTTATCAATCACTTTTAGCTGACTAGCTCAACTATCCATTGCTTATAGCTAACTATGTGAATTCTTTATTCattacctttttgttttttacctcaCTCTTCATATATAGTTTAGTGTTCAAGTGTTACAGCTGAGTCAATAAACTGATAAATGTTTAAACAGTAATGtctattctttttaaattagatGAGGCACTCTACAGTCTTTCCACATATTCCCCGGCATCTGCAGAAGTACCCACTGGGGTACAAGTACACATATGGACATCC
This region of Scatophagus argus isolate fScaArg1 chromosome 10, fScaArg1.pri, whole genome shotgun sequence genomic DNA includes:
- the mcu gene encoding calcium uniporter protein, mitochondrial isoform X2, whose amino-acid sequence is MAAKVCRSVLLLSRSSGAVAGSLPALVVSSQRHHQHIRPEALSAPFNRQTVRRAHGLRSAAHSTLFTQPPTALSPQVWKGAPSWHGQRLLCSSAAPEEVTVVYQNGLPVISVSLPSRRERCQFTLKPLSDCVGVFLQQLQAEDRGIDRVAIYSTDGARVASSTGIDILLLDDFKLVINDTTHLVRPPRRELLPHEEAERLNDVKFLVQQLYTTLRIEEHQLGKERELIGRLEDLNSQLRPLEKVREELSKKAERRTTWVLWGGMAYMATQFGILARLTWWEYSWDIMEPVTYFITYGTAMAMYAYFVLTRQEYVYPDARDRQYLLFFHKGVKRTRFDIEKYNKLKDDIAEVELDLKRLRDPLQLQLPVQQLTASKN
- the mcu gene encoding calcium uniporter protein, mitochondrial isoform X1 — protein: MAAKVCRSVLLLSRSSGAVAGSLPALVVSSQRHHQHIRPQEALSAPFNRQTVRRAHGLRSAAHSTLFTQPPTALSPQVWKGAPSWHGQRLLCSSAAPEEVTVVYQNGLPVISVSLPSRRERCQFTLKPLSDCVGVFLQQLQAEDRGIDRVAIYSTDGARVASSTGIDILLLDDFKLVINDTTHLVRPPRRELLPHEEAERLNDVKFLVQQLYTTLRIEEHQLGKERELIGRLEDLNSQLRPLEKVREELSKKAERRTTWVLWGGMAYMATQFGILARLTWWEYSWDIMEPVTYFITYGTAMAMYAYFVLTRQEYVYPDARDRQYLLFFHKGVKRTRFDIEKYNKLKDDIAEVELDLKRLRDPLQLQLPVQQLTASKN